The following are from one region of the Atribacterota bacterium genome:
- the pyrB gene encoding aspartate carbamoyltransferase catalytic subunit (catalyzes the transfer of the carbamoyl moiety from carbamoyl phosphate to L- aspartate in pyrimidine biosynthesis) yields the protein MSTWCHAHLLGIRNLSREDITYLLQKASRFREFLGDSPKNCEALQGYLLVNLFFEPSTRTRTSFEIAGKLLGMQVVNVDIEVSSLRKGESLRDTVLTLGSLRPDVLVVRHSASGVPEYLAQFSPFHIVNAGDGLREHPTQALLDLLTIQRFFHRFEGLRMAIVGDVAHSR from the coding sequence TTGAGTACGTGGTGTCATGCCCATCTTTTGGGAATCAGGAACTTGAGCAGGGAAGACATTACATATTTGTTGCAAAAAGCGAGTCGCTTTCGAGAGTTTTTAGGGGATTCTCCAAAAAACTGTGAAGCATTGCAAGGGTACCTCCTGGTTAATCTTTTCTTTGAGCCGAGTACCAGGACCCGTACTTCCTTTGAAATTGCTGGGAAACTTTTGGGAATGCAGGTGGTGAATGTCGATATAGAGGTGAGTAGCCTTCGGAAGGGCGAGAGCTTGAGAGACACGGTTCTCACTCTGGGAAGCCTCAGGCCGGATGTTCTGGTGGTGCGTCATTCTGCAAGTGGAGTGCCTGAGTATCTGGCGCAATTTTCTCCCTTTCACATTGTGAACGCGGGAGACGGACTTCGGGAACATCCCACGCAGGCTCTACTCGATTTGCTAACGATTCAGCGTTTTTTTCACCGTTTTGAAGGCCTGAGAATGGCCATTGTGGGCGATGTTGCGCACAGCCGG